The Crocinitomicaceae bacterium genome includes a region encoding these proteins:
- a CDS encoding tetratricopeptide repeat protein: MKILFYSSFFCLVYFVTGTAELRATETEQDKVAKFYQFVNIVLENQTVNPELAWAFVDSSIHQAYDLKSSFYLGEAFSLKSKSFFDQSQLDSALYYSKSACQIFQYYPDSTDYYESEYNRGNILLAMGDHIQALVQFNKALRIVDENFDAYVVRDKDKIYLNKAFCYVSIGLVYLSLRDYEMAIVNFQKGIKLSERKINRQSLILKSVAYNNLGMCYNELGNYDKAESYAISGLEIKNQLGINTSTGYNYQVLAKSAYGRGKYVLCIKYLKKADEMFNSSANKEELRVNDLLRAKCFYMEGEIDNALQLLHSLERAFDSPGRINERIETHTMLSEIYANTGNSVRALDYLRLADALKDDLLLKSNRSAVEEILNYFHDEEARIDDKLENYKHVQEKEKLQTDISLEKEKRQWLYALFFISTICLILIIIVIARGNRRNKKINQELNYSIDEKQVLFREVHHRVKNNFQIISSLLNLQQGIEEDERSKQVLTDAQGRIQSMSLVHEMLYRKNEAKKIDFCAYTHELVSSILNSFKDEKTMIECKIDCGNEYFDLELAVPLGLILNEALTNAVKYAFKNKTSGIIQVSITPLDAKNYLIVVKDNGWGIPDEFLNGGKETLGIELIKILSNQLGGDANFIIDKGTELRVKFEV; encoded by the coding sequence GTGAAAATTCTGTTTTATAGCTCATTTTTTTGCCTGGTGTATTTTGTTACCGGTACCGCTGAACTGCGTGCTACTGAAACAGAACAAGATAAGGTGGCAAAGTTTTATCAATTTGTCAATATTGTTCTGGAAAACCAAACAGTAAACCCTGAACTAGCTTGGGCTTTTGTTGATTCTTCCATTCATCAGGCGTACGACCTTAAATCATCTTTTTATTTGGGTGAGGCGTTTAGTTTAAAGAGTAAATCTTTTTTTGATCAATCTCAACTTGATTCTGCTCTGTATTATTCAAAAAGTGCTTGTCAGATCTTTCAGTATTATCCTGATTCAACTGATTATTATGAGTCAGAGTACAATCGCGGTAATATTTTGTTGGCTATGGGTGATCATATTCAGGCTCTGGTTCAGTTTAACAAGGCGCTGCGTATCGTAGATGAAAATTTTGATGCCTACGTTGTGCGAGATAAGGATAAAATCTACTTGAATAAAGCGTTTTGTTATGTGAGTATTGGTTTGGTTTATCTCAGCTTGCGTGATTATGAAATGGCTATAGTAAATTTTCAGAAAGGAATAAAATTATCTGAACGTAAAATAAATCGGCAGAGCCTGATATTAAAAAGTGTGGCCTACAATAATTTGGGAATGTGTTATAATGAACTGGGCAATTATGATAAGGCAGAATCATATGCCATTTCAGGACTTGAGATTAAAAATCAACTTGGAATAAATACATCAACCGGATATAATTATCAGGTATTGGCAAAATCAGCTTACGGACGAGGTAAATATGTTCTATGTATCAAGTATTTGAAAAAGGCAGATGAGATGTTTAATTCCTCAGCTAATAAAGAAGAATTGCGCGTGAATGATTTATTGCGAGCCAAATGTTTTTACATGGAGGGTGAGATAGATAATGCCTTGCAATTGCTTCATTCACTTGAGCGCGCTTTTGATTCCCCCGGTAGAATTAATGAGCGCATTGAAACACATACTATGCTCAGTGAGATCTATGCAAACACCGGCAATTCAGTGCGGGCTCTTGATTATTTGCGTCTGGCTGATGCCTTGAAAGATGATTTATTACTCAAATCAAATAGAAGTGCTGTTGAAGAAATTCTCAACTATTTTCATGATGAAGAGGCACGCATTGATGATAAATTAGAAAATTACAAACACGTTCAAGAAAAAGAAAAACTTCAAACTGATATTTCACTTGAAAAAGAAAAAAGACAATGGCTATATGCTTTATTTTTTATTTCTACCATCTGTCTTATTCTAATCATTATTGTCATTGCCAGAGGAAACAGAAGAAATAAAAAAATAAATCAGGAATTGAATTATTCTATTGATGAAAAGCAAGTGCTGTTCAGAGAGGTGCATCACCGAGTAAAGAATAATTTTCAGATTATTTCAAGTCTGCTGAATCTGCAACAAGGAATTGAAGAAGATGAAAGAAGTAAGCAGGTATTGACCGATGCACAAGGACGCATACAATCTATGTCACTGGTGCATGAAATGTTGTATCGCAAAAATGAGGCAAAGAAAATTGACTTTTGTGCATATACTCATGAATTGGTTTCGTCTATTCTCAATTCTTTCAAAGATGAAAAAACCATGATTGAATGTAAAATTGATTGTGGTAATGAATATTTTGATCTGGAATTAGCGGTGCCTCTGGGGTTAATTCTTAATGAAGCCTTGACAAATGCAGTTAAATATGCTTTCAAAAACAAAACATCCGGTATAATTCAGGTGAGTATTACGCCGCTTGATGCAAAAAATTATCTCATCGTAGTAAAAGACAATGGCTGGGGTATACCTGATGAATTCCTCAATGGAGGCAAAGAAACTCTTGGAATAGAATTAATAAAGATATTGAGTAATCAACTTGGCGGCGATGCAAATTTTATTATTGACAAAGGCACTGAATTAAGAGTGAAGTTTGAAGTATAG
- a CDS encoding class I SAM-dependent rRNA methyltransferase, whose translation MTTPKCYIKNGKERSAERQHPWIFSGAIHKIEGSCEEGDTIEVLNHAGKTLGFGHYQQGSITVRMLNFTKQYPDQNFYNQAILSAWNLRKSLGFTNSAENQIFRLIHGEGDFLPGLIADYYNGNVVLQCHSIGMFKNLDKISQALIHVLGQNLQSIYQKSASTLPAGFSAQQQDGYTYQNADTPLIAKENGNAFYIDWITGQKTGFFIDQRENRKLLAHYAAGKKILNTFCYSGGFSVYALNAGAALVHSVDSSQKAIQLTDANIELNQCDKNKHASFVADTMDYIRELHEDYDIIILDPPAFAKHRDARHKAVQGYKRLNAHAIRQIKPGGIIFTFSCSQVVDKALFSNTIIAAAFEAGRQVRILEQLHQPADHPINAAHPEGEYLKGLVIQVS comes from the coding sequence ATGACCACACCAAAATGTTATATAAAAAATGGTAAAGAGCGTTCAGCAGAGCGGCAACATCCCTGGATTTTTTCAGGCGCAATTCATAAAATTGAAGGTAGTTGTGAAGAAGGTGATACCATAGAAGTATTGAATCATGCAGGAAAAACACTTGGATTTGGTCATTATCAACAAGGCAGCATCACGGTGCGAATGTTGAATTTCACCAAGCAATATCCTGATCAAAATTTTTACAATCAAGCAATACTTTCAGCATGGAATTTGCGTAAATCACTTGGTTTTACTAATAGTGCAGAAAATCAGATTTTCAGATTAATTCATGGAGAAGGTGATTTTTTACCCGGATTAATTGCAGATTATTACAATGGAAATGTTGTACTGCAATGTCACAGTATTGGTATGTTTAAAAATCTTGACAAAATTTCTCAGGCACTTATTCATGTACTTGGTCAAAATCTACAAAGTATTTATCAGAAGAGCGCCTCAACACTGCCGGCAGGATTTTCAGCCCAACAGCAGGATGGATACACCTATCAGAATGCCGATACTCCGCTGATAGCAAAAGAGAATGGAAATGCGTTTTACATAGATTGGATAACGGGACAAAAAACCGGTTTTTTTATTGATCAGCGTGAAAACAGAAAGTTACTCGCTCACTATGCTGCAGGAAAAAAAATTCTGAACACCTTCTGCTACTCCGGTGGATTTTCAGTTTACGCGCTCAATGCCGGTGCAGCCTTGGTGCATTCCGTAGATTCATCTCAAAAAGCCATTCAACTTACGGATGCCAATATTGAACTCAACCAATGTGATAAAAATAAGCACGCATCATTTGTTGCAGATACGATGGATTATATCAGGGAATTACATGAAGATTACGACATCATCATCCTTGATCCGCCTGCATTTGCAAAGCATCGTGATGCACGCCATAAGGCAGTTCAGGGATACAAGCGCCTGAATGCTCATGCCATCAGACAAATTAAACCGGGCGGAATAATTTTTACTTTTTCTTGCTCTCAAGTTGTTGACAAAGCACTATTCTCTAATACCATTATTGCAGCTGCCTTTGAAGCCGGAAGACAAGTACGCATTCTTGAACAATTACATCAACCTGCTGATCACCCTATCAACGCAGCCCATCCCGAAGGAGAATACTTAAAAGGATTAGTCATTCAGGTTTCGTAA
- a CDS encoding aspartate carbamoyltransferase catalytic subunit, producing the protein MNNLSVDHLIGIKDLTKQDIELILKTADSFKQVINRPIKKVPSLRDVTIANLFFENSTRTKLSFELAEKRLSADVINFSASASSVKKGETLIDTVNNILAMKVDLVVMRHPNPGAAKFLSERINAKVVNAGDGTHEHPTQALLDAYSIREKYGDDWQGRKVVIVGDITHSRVALSNIFCLQKLGAEVMVCGPTTLIPKHIGLLGVKVEHNLRKALEWCDVANMLRIQLERQDIQYFPSLREYSMLFGLDKKLLNSLDKKITIMHPGPINRGVEITSDVADSDQSIILQQVENGVAVRMAVIYLLAAKIGRN; encoded by the coding sequence ATGAATAACCTCAGTGTAGATCATCTCATTGGTATTAAAGACCTGACAAAGCAGGATATTGAACTTATTCTCAAAACAGCGGACAGCTTTAAACAGGTCATTAACCGACCTATCAAAAAAGTTCCTTCATTGAGAGATGTCACCATTGCCAATTTATTTTTTGAAAATTCTACTCGCACCAAATTGTCTTTTGAATTGGCTGAAAAAAGATTGTCAGCTGATGTAATTAATTTCTCAGCCAGCGCTTCATCCGTGAAGAAAGGTGAAACGCTCATTGACACGGTGAACAATATTTTGGCTATGAAGGTAGATTTAGTGGTGATGCGTCATCCAAATCCCGGTGCAGCTAAATTTCTTTCTGAACGTATTAATGCCAAAGTAGTAAACGCGGGTGATGGCACACACGAACATCCTACACAGGCTTTACTAGATGCCTATTCTATTCGGGAAAAATATGGTGATGACTGGCAGGGAAGAAAAGTAGTAATTGTTGGAGATATCACGCATTCACGTGTTGCATTGTCCAATATTTTTTGTCTTCAAAAATTAGGAGCTGAAGTAATGGTTTGTGGTCCAACAACACTTATTCCAAAACACATTGGCTTACTGGGTGTAAAAGTTGAACATAATTTACGTAAAGCGCTTGAATGGTGTGATGTTGCAAATATGTTGCGCATTCAGTTGGAAAGACAGGATATTCAGTACTTTCCTTCTCTCAGAGAATATTCTATGCTCTTTGGTTTAGATAAAAAACTTCTCAATAGTCTTGATAAAAAAATCACTATCATGCACCCGGGACCAATAAACCGAGGGGTAGAAATTACATCAGATGTTGCAGATTCAGATCAATCTATCATTTTGCAGCAGGTTGAAAATGGAGTGGCAGTGCGCATGGCTGTTATCTATTTGCTGGCAGCTAAAATTGGGCGGAATTGA
- a CDS encoding YggS family pyridoxal phosphate-dependent enzyme — protein sequence MAIAEQLNIIKSSLPAEVKLIAVSKTKPVEDILAAYHAGHRVFGENKVQELVSKYDTLPKDIEWHMIGHLQSNKVKYMAHFVSLIHGVDSISLLKEINKQAQKNHRVQNVLLQFHIATEETKFGLDANEANALLCSDTYLSLKNVRVCGVMGMASFTDNREQVHREFKSLKNHFDQLKQTFFKDQPHFKEISMGMSGDYQIAIQEGSTMVRVGSSIFGGR from the coding sequence ATGGCTATTGCTGAACAGTTAAATATCATCAAATCGTCTCTGCCTGCAGAGGTAAAACTCATTGCTGTTTCAAAAACAAAACCGGTTGAAGATATTCTTGCTGCATATCATGCGGGACACCGTGTTTTTGGTGAAAACAAAGTGCAAGAATTAGTTTCAAAATACGATACCCTTCCAAAAGATATTGAGTGGCACATGATAGGTCATTTGCAAAGCAACAAAGTAAAATACATGGCGCATTTTGTCTCTTTGATTCATGGAGTTGATTCTATCAGCTTGCTGAAAGAAATCAATAAACAAGCACAGAAGAATCATCGTGTACAAAATGTTTTGCTGCAATTTCACATTGCCACAGAAGAAACTAAATTTGGTCTTGATGCCAACGAAGCCAATGCGCTATTGTGCAGTGATACTTATCTTTCTCTAAAAAACGTCCGTGTTTGCGGCGTAATGGGTATGGCTAGTTTTACAGATAACAGAGAACAAGTTCATCGTGAATTCAAATCTCTCAAAAATCATTTTGACCAATTAAAGCAGACTTTTTTCAAAGATCAACCACACTTCAAAGAAATATCCATGGGCATGAGCGGAGATTATCAAATAGCCATTCAAGAAGGCAGCACAATGGTGCGCGTTGGTAGCTCAATTTTTGGAGGGAGATAA
- a CDS encoding sensor histidine kinase gives MKKAVPNLCMIVTCKYLFAISSILFFAEYGSAQTDASFENKFSALKDSCYSTELVDHNLSFLYADSALNMAEEANSDYHKADALLLKGGLFFIENNADSALYYTKRAVDIFEIYQDSVAYQIACYNLGNIYLDKGEYVSALINFQKILKNIENYFSDELALNDMDVLGSLMYTYSSIADIYRGVGDHVSSKYYVSKMQTVIENTEIELPYDFQFLMYFERFQIAMEENKFQDAVVLIDKALENNHANDDHFQDGSIYREKARLMNALNKTDEALFYLDVSDSIYSAVGNRPDLILNSIVRSEIFNKTKKFTQSLDVLYQNINSIDSVPSKIIVLDYYQQLALTCNFSGKTDSMVYYFQVMNNVNADLRVQLMQQVVDELVNYIEDEEERIQARTEDLRLRYDNDKLKIQMEGNKRLQKRNYFIFFITILFLATVVFVFWNLNRKNKKVNHALNRTIEDKQILFKEMHHRVKNNFQIMSSLFSLQHMSTDDKGVTKVLGDAQSRIQTMALVHEMLYKKNEVQNILFSAYVTELITSIIHSLNDENKEINFTVKAGNESFDLQIATSLGLILNEAFTNAVKYAFKSRESGQIDISLESLGHQKYRLTIQDNGIGIPEEIINGKRETLGVELIHILSEQLGGHAEIKKMNGTIIVVVFNADN, from the coding sequence ATGAAAAAAGCTGTACCTAATTTATGCATGATTGTTACTTGCAAATATTTGTTTGCAATCAGTTCAATTTTGTTTTTTGCTGAATACGGTTCTGCACAAACTGATGCTTCGTTCGAAAATAAATTCAGCGCATTGAAAGATTCTTGTTACAGTACTGAATTGGTTGACCACAATTTAAGTTTTCTCTATGCTGATTCAGCATTAAATATGGCTGAAGAAGCAAATAGTGACTATCATAAGGCGGATGCACTCTTACTGAAAGGTGGTTTGTTTTTTATTGAAAATAATGCCGATTCAGCACTTTACTACACAAAAAGAGCGGTTGATATTTTTGAGATTTATCAAGATTCAGTGGCTTACCAAATTGCATGCTACAACCTGGGAAATATTTATTTAGATAAAGGTGAATACGTATCTGCATTGATTAATTTTCAAAAGATTTTAAAGAACATTGAAAATTATTTTTCAGATGAATTAGCCTTGAATGATATGGATGTTCTGGGTTCACTTATGTATACTTATTCTAGTATTGCTGATATATACCGAGGAGTGGGTGATCATGTTTCATCAAAATATTATGTTTCTAAAATGCAAACGGTAATTGAAAATACTGAGATTGAATTGCCATATGACTTTCAGTTTCTCATGTATTTTGAACGCTTTCAAATTGCCATGGAGGAGAATAAATTTCAAGATGCAGTAGTGTTAATTGACAAAGCACTTGAAAATAATCATGCCAATGATGATCACTTTCAAGATGGTTCAATCTACAGAGAGAAAGCCCGATTGATGAATGCTCTCAATAAAACAGACGAAGCCCTTTTTTACCTGGATGTATCTGACTCAATTTACAGCGCAGTTGGTAATCGTCCGGACTTGATTCTGAATTCTATTGTACGTTCAGAAATCTTCAACAAAACAAAAAAATTTACCCAAAGTTTGGATGTGCTTTATCAAAATATAAATTCAATTGATTCAGTTCCTTCAAAAATTATTGTTTTGGATTACTATCAACAGTTGGCTTTAACATGTAATTTTTCTGGCAAAACTGATTCTATGGTATATTATTTTCAGGTAATGAACAATGTGAATGCTGACCTGAGAGTACAATTAATGCAACAAGTGGTTGATGAATTAGTGAACTATATTGAAGATGAAGAAGAGCGCATTCAGGCACGAACAGAAGATTTACGCCTTCGTTATGACAACGACAAATTGAAAATTCAAATGGAAGGTAACAAAAGACTTCAGAAGAGAAATTATTTCATTTTCTTTATCACGATTCTCTTTTTAGCTACCGTAGTTTTTGTTTTTTGGAATTTGAATCGCAAAAATAAAAAAGTGAATCATGCATTGAATCGTACCATTGAGGATAAGCAAATTCTATTTAAAGAAATGCATCACCGGGTTAAAAATAATTTTCAAATTATGTCCAGCTTGTTTAGTTTACAGCACATGTCAACTGATGACAAAGGAGTCACCAAAGTGTTAGGTGATGCGCAATCAAGAATACAAACCATGGCGCTGGTACATGAAATGCTTTACAAAAAAAATGAGGTACAAAATATTTTATTCTCTGCCTATGTTACTGAATTGATCACATCAATCATTCATTCGCTAAACGATGAGAATAAAGAAATCAACTTTACAGTTAAGGCGGGCAATGAATCATTTGATTTGCAAATAGCTACTTCACTTGGCTTGATATTGAATGAGGCATTTACAAATGCAGTAAAATACGCATTCAAATCTCGTGAATCAGGGCAAATTGATATTTCACTTGAGTCATTAGGGCATCAAAAATACCGGTTGACTATACAAGATAACGGGATTGGAATTCCTGAAGAAATAATTAACGGAAAGCGCGAAACCCTCGGTGTTGAGCTCATTCATATACTTAGTGAACAACTTGGTGGACATGCAGAAATAAAAAAAATGAACGGAACGATTATTGTAGTTGTATTCAATGCTGATAATTAA
- a CDS encoding transcriptional regulator yields the protein MKIKPIKTKKDYQNALTRLEVIFDAPANSKLGDEAEILSLLIENYENEHYKIDAPDPIVAIKIRMEEMNLKQKDLVGILGGKSRVSEILNRKKKLTVDMIRILEQHLQLSASILVGNYKLHS from the coding sequence ATGAAAATTAAACCTATTAAAACAAAAAAAGATTACCAAAATGCACTTACCCGGCTTGAAGTAATTTTTGATGCACCTGCTAATTCAAAGTTGGGTGATGAAGCCGAAATTCTTTCTTTGTTGATTGAGAACTACGAAAATGAGCATTACAAAATTGATGCACCTGATCCAATAGTTGCAATTAAAATCCGTATGGAAGAAATGAACTTAAAACAAAAAGATCTAGTAGGAATACTTGGTGGAAAAAGCCGGGTATCAGAAATTTTAAACAGAAAAAAGAAACTCACGGTTGACATGATCCGAATACTCGAACAACATTTGCAATTATCTGCCTCAATCCTTGTCGGAAACTACAAACTTCATTCGTAA
- the pyrR gene encoding bifunctional pyr operon transcriptional regulator/uracil phosphoribosyltransferase PyrR — MEKRTILNSTHFDITLRRLASQLKENHQLFENTVLIGLQPRGIHVLERLKKILETDLGKKLTCGQLDITFYRDDFRRREQPIIPSVTNIDFIIENKNVVLIDDVLFSGRTIRSGLDALLAFGRPKKVELLAFIDRRFERHLPIQPDYTGKIVDTLSTQRVSVEWKEIEGEDKVVLFTQEPKNE, encoded by the coding sequence ATGGAGAAACGCACCATACTTAACAGCACCCATTTTGATATCACGCTTCGGCGTTTGGCAAGTCAACTCAAAGAGAATCATCAATTATTTGAAAACACCGTATTAATTGGTCTGCAGCCGCGTGGCATTCATGTGCTTGAACGGTTGAAAAAAATTCTTGAAACTGATCTTGGAAAAAAACTGACCTGTGGCCAATTGGATATTACCTTTTACCGGGATGATTTTCGCAGACGAGAGCAACCAATCATTCCGAGCGTCACCAATATTGATTTCATTATTGAGAATAAAAACGTGGTATTGATTGATGATGTATTATTTTCAGGTCGTACCATTCGCTCAGGCTTAGATGCTTTATTGGCATTTGGTAGACCCAAAAAAGTGGAATTGCTCGCTTTTATTGATCGGCGGTTTGAGAGACATTTACCTATTCAACCTGATTATACCGGTAAAATAGTTGATACGCTTTCTACTCAACGTGTTTCAGTTGAATGGAAAGAAATTGAAGGAGAAGACAAAGTAGTTTTATTTACACAAGAACCAAAAAATGAATAA
- a CDS encoding DUF1015 domain-containing protein translates to MTKILPFSAIRPVRDKAHLVATMPYYTYKKNVLVAKLEHNPYTFLHVLNPEFNQAQKTPPNSVERFNKIRQKFDEFVQDGVFVHDSKPCLYLYKQTKDGHEYLGLIAGASVDQYNTGHIKKHEATITSREEIFALYLDTVKFHAEPVLLFHERHENLSALLNAITKHRPEYEYTSAERIKHEVWIIENQEAIALIQKYYREIPDVYIADGHHRCASSATYTHQLGNHAKETQQHFLAYFISEDLMFIQDYNRIVRDLGDNTQASFIHKIEQNFVVQKTDEATCKPHKLHEIAMYFSSAWYKLTPKSDTFDYTDSVNSLDTAILTNLLLEPVLGISDLKTDKRIDFISGNKGMSALQEAVDSGQFQVAFGLFPVTVSQLKQVADEGKIMPPKSTWIEPKLRSGLTIYPLD, encoded by the coding sequence TTGACAAAAATTCTTCCCTTCTCAGCTATACGACCGGTGCGTGATAAAGCGCATCTGGTAGCAACCATGCCTTATTACACCTATAAAAAAAATGTACTGGTAGCAAAACTTGAACACAATCCATATACCTTTTTGCATGTATTGAATCCTGAATTCAATCAGGCACAAAAAACTCCGCCAAACAGCGTTGAGCGTTTCAATAAAATTCGCCAAAAGTTTGATGAATTTGTTCAAGACGGTGTTTTTGTTCATGACAGTAAACCCTGCCTCTATCTTTATAAACAAACCAAAGACGGGCATGAATACCTGGGCCTGATTGCCGGGGCAAGTGTTGATCAATACAATACCGGTCACATTAAAAAGCATGAAGCAACCATCACCAGTCGTGAAGAAATATTTGCCCTCTATCTTGACACGGTAAAATTTCATGCTGAACCTGTACTACTATTTCATGAGCGACATGAAAACCTGTCTGCCCTGCTGAATGCTATTACCAAACACCGCCCCGAATATGAGTACACATCAGCTGAGCGAATCAAACATGAAGTTTGGATAATTGAAAATCAGGAAGCCATTGCATTAATTCAAAAATACTATCGTGAAATTCCGGATGTGTACATTGCTGACGGACATCACCGCTGCGCTTCCTCTGCTACATACACACACCAGTTGGGGAACCACGCCAAAGAAACGCAGCAACATTTTTTGGCCTATTTCATATCTGAAGATTTGATGTTTATCCAAGATTATAATCGAATAGTGCGTGATTTGGGTGATAATACTCAGGCATCCTTTATTCATAAAATAGAACAAAATTTCGTGGTTCAGAAAACTGATGAAGCTACTTGTAAACCACACAAGCTTCATGAAATTGCTATGTACTTCAGTAGCGCGTGGTATAAACTCACACCAAAGTCTGACACATTTGATTACACTGATTCAGTTAACTCATTAGACACCGCAATACTTACCAACCTTTTACTTGAACCGGTGCTGGGTATTTCAGATTTAAAAACAGATAAACGAATTGATTTTATAAGCGGGAATAAAGGTATGTCTGCCCTGCAAGAAGCCGTTGACAGTGGACAATTTCAAGTGGCGTTTGGATTATTTCCGGTCACCGTTTCTCAATTAAAACAAGTTGCCGATGAAGGCAAAATTATGCCTCCTAAATCAACGTGGATTGAACCCAAATTGCGCAGCGGTCTTACAATTTATCCTCTTGATTAA
- a CDS encoding type II toxin-antitoxin system HigB family toxin, with protein MKRIIAKSALRDFWEKHADAENYLKTWYQTAKIANWKSPKDIKKTYASAIFLNDNRVVFNIKGNHYRLIVKFNYERQWAFIRFIGTHASYDRIDAETI; from the coding sequence ATGAAGCGAATTATTGCCAAAAGTGCTTTACGAGATTTTTGGGAAAAACATGCCGACGCTGAGAACTATCTAAAAACCTGGTACCAGACGGCCAAAATAGCTAATTGGAAATCCCCAAAAGACATCAAAAAGACTTACGCAAGCGCAATTTTTTTAAACGATAATCGAGTTGTGTTTAATATTAAAGGGAATCATTATCGTCTAATCGTGAAGTTCAATTACGAAAGACAATGGGCATTTATTCGCTTCATAGGAACACATGCATCATATGACCGCATTGACGCAGAAACTATTTAA